One stretch of Rhizobium rhizoryzae DNA includes these proteins:
- a CDS encoding IclR family transcriptional regulator gives MSSSDDTGTLGKAIHLLDLIASAQDALRFSDLLKLTGQPKGSLHRQLRHLVVEGLVDISPDGAYQPGIRLLKFASRAWARNTVRKLAEPHMKVLHEITGETVHFGMLRGAEIVYLDKLESRQAVRMHSQVGNASPVYCTGIGKAAISCLPEDRLADLVHQMRFHRYTASTIADAAALQDALGPIRQRGYAEDLEEHQAGICCVAASIVVASQNFIGGISVTAPVFRAGPSEREKWVAPVRQAASSIAEDMTHGLSPAHQDR, from the coding sequence ATGTCATCCAGCGACGATACGGGCACTTTGGGCAAGGCGATCCATCTGCTGGATCTCATTGCATCGGCGCAGGATGCCTTGCGGTTCAGCGATCTGTTGAAGCTGACGGGACAGCCGAAGGGCAGCCTTCATCGGCAGCTGCGTCATCTGGTCGTAGAGGGTCTGGTCGACATATCCCCGGACGGCGCCTATCAGCCGGGAATCCGCCTCCTGAAATTCGCCTCACGGGCCTGGGCACGCAATACCGTGCGCAAGCTGGCAGAACCGCATATGAAGGTGCTGCATGAAATCACCGGGGAGACCGTCCATTTCGGGATGCTGCGTGGTGCCGAGATCGTCTATCTCGACAAACTGGAAAGCAGGCAGGCCGTCCGCATGCATTCCCAGGTGGGAAATGCATCGCCGGTCTATTGCACCGGCATCGGCAAGGCAGCCATTTCGTGTCTGCCGGAAGATCGTCTCGCCGACCTCGTTCATCAAATGCGCTTTCATCGCTATACGGCCAGCACGATTGCAGATGCCGCCGCGCTTCAGGACGCCTTGGGCCCGATCCGGCAACGCGGCTATGCAGAAGACCTGGAAGAACATCAGGCCGGAATATGCTGCGTTGCCGCTTCGATTGTCGTCGCCTCCCAGAATTTTATCGGCGGGATTTCGGTAACGGCCCCGGTTTTCAGGGCAGGGCCGTCGGAACGTGAAAAATGGGTTGCGCCTGTACGTCAAGCCGCAAGCTCGATCGCCGAAGACATGACCCACGGTCTCAGTCCTGCCCATCAGGACAGATGA
- a CDS encoding SDR family NAD(P)-dependent oxidoreductase, giving the protein MSSMLPAPTFPDLQDRGVLITGGGSGIGAALTEAFAMQGAKVAFIDVAEEPSRQLASDLSNQSKHAVHYLKADLRNVSEVRAAVDDAVARLGGLGVLINNAARDDRHEFLDMSEDYWDENQAINLKHMAFAAQAAAPALIRDGRGAIVNMSSIAFMLNMGAMPSYTTAKAGVLGLTKSLAGRLGPEGVRVNAILPGMVVTERQLELWLTEDGMAAMRDRQCLKRNLLPADIVGPCLFLASSASAGMTAQWITVDGGVL; this is encoded by the coding sequence ATGAGTTCGATGCTCCCTGCTCCAACTTTCCCCGATCTTCAGGATCGCGGCGTTCTGATCACCGGTGGCGGTTCTGGCATCGGTGCAGCGCTGACCGAGGCCTTCGCCATGCAGGGCGCCAAGGTCGCGTTCATCGATGTGGCGGAAGAGCCTTCGCGCCAGCTGGCTAGTGACCTTTCCAACCAGAGCAAGCACGCGGTCCATTATCTGAAGGCCGATCTTCGCAATGTGAGCGAAGTCCGTGCTGCCGTCGACGATGCGGTGGCAAGGCTTGGCGGTCTGGGCGTGCTGATCAACAATGCGGCCAGAGACGACCGCCATGAGTTTCTCGACATGAGCGAGGACTATTGGGATGAAAACCAGGCGATCAACCTGAAACACATGGCCTTTGCTGCCCAGGCTGCCGCACCCGCTCTGATCCGGGACGGCAGAGGCGCGATCGTCAACATGTCTTCCATCGCCTTCATGCTGAATATGGGGGCCATGCCGAGCTATACAACCGCCAAGGCCGGCGTTCTGGGCCTGACAAAGAGCCTGGCTGGACGTCTGGGGCCGGAGGGTGTGCGCGTGAATGCCATCCTGCCGGGCATGGTGGTGACGGAGCGGCAATTGGAGCTCTGGCTGACGGAAGATGGCATGGCCGCGATGCGTGATCGGCAGTGCCTCAAACGTAATCTTTTACCCGCCGACATCGTGGGACCATGCCTGTTCCTGGCATCGTCCGCATCGGCGGGAATGACTGCACAATGGATAACCGTAGATGGAGGAGTGCTCTGA
- a CDS encoding 2-dehydro-3-deoxygalactonokinase — protein MNEPAYVAVDWGTSSFRLWLMDRDDHVLAERRSGEGMTTAASMGFGTVLSSHLQTVQASAALPVVICGMAGARQGWVEAGYVDVPARLSTVLSNAVRVPAEERDIRILPGIAQRSDTMPDVMRGEETQLLGSAGIASQRLVCMPGTHSKWVGVNGDIVTSFSSFMTGEVFDALSKHTILKHAMAEADSFDGSHPAFIAAVRHARENPAMFTNLIFTCRSGQLLHGLDATSAAARLSGLLIGTEFAGGLSIAGTDATVQLVASGKLLTLYEAAFAALDLDFESVDADLAVRNGLASAARSLFFAH, from the coding sequence ATGAATGAGCCCGCCTATGTGGCCGTAGACTGGGGTACCTCCAGCTTCCGGCTGTGGCTGATGGACAGAGACGATCATGTGCTGGCGGAGCGCCGCAGCGGCGAAGGCATGACGACGGCGGCCTCCATGGGCTTTGGCACTGTCCTGTCCTCGCACCTGCAGACCGTTCAGGCAAGTGCTGCCCTGCCCGTGGTTATCTGCGGCATGGCAGGAGCCCGTCAGGGTTGGGTGGAGGCCGGATATGTCGATGTCCCGGCAAGGCTTTCGACGGTTCTTTCAAATGCCGTTCGCGTTCCGGCGGAAGAGCGGGACATCCGGATCCTGCCAGGGATCGCCCAGCGCAGCGATACCATGCCTGATGTCATGCGCGGCGAGGAAACCCAATTGCTGGGCTCTGCCGGCATCGCCAGCCAACGGCTTGTCTGCATGCCGGGAACGCATTCGAAATGGGTGGGCGTGAATGGCGATATCGTCACCAGCTTTTCGTCATTCATGACCGGCGAAGTCTTCGACGCTCTATCCAAGCATACGATCCTTAAACATGCCATGGCTGAGGCAGACAGTTTCGATGGCTCCCATCCGGCCTTTATCGCTGCGGTGAGACATGCACGCGAAAACCCGGCCATGTTCACCAATCTCATTTTTACATGCCGGTCCGGACAGCTGTTGCACGGGCTGGATGCGACCTCGGCGGCGGCTCGCTTGTCGGGCTTGTTGATTGGTACCGAATTCGCTGGCGGGCTTTCCATTGCCGGAACAGACGCGACGGTTCAACTGGTCGCATCCGGTAAGCTGCTAACGCTGTATGAAGCTGCATTCGCCGCCCTCGATCTCGACTTCGAGTCCGTGGATGCGGATCTCGCCGTTCGCAACGGGCTTGCCTCAGCTGCCCGTTCTCTATTCTTCGCGCATTAA
- a CDS encoding 2-dehydro-3-deoxy-6-phosphogalactonate aldolase: MSRIPFPDMKRPLVAILRGLKPEETQAVVGGLIETGFTAIEIPLNSPDPFRSIEIAAKMAPADCLIGAGTVLTVGDVQSLESAGGRLMVSPNVEPEVISLAAAKGMVTLPGCFTATEALAAAKAGATGLKFFPASVLGPSGINAIRAVLPKDLLIAAVGGVSDTNFAEYVKGGITAFGLGSSLYKPGMSAEDVIAKARITIEAYDRAVGEAA; the protein is encoded by the coding sequence ATGAGCCGCATCCCCTTTCCAGACATGAAGCGTCCGCTCGTGGCCATCCTGCGGGGGTTGAAACCGGAGGAAACGCAGGCCGTGGTCGGCGGTCTGATCGAGACTGGTTTTACCGCCATCGAGATTCCGCTTAATTCTCCGGATCCGTTCCGCTCTATCGAAATCGCCGCGAAGATGGCGCCTGCCGACTGCCTGATCGGCGCAGGAACGGTTCTGACAGTCGGAGATGTTCAATCGCTGGAAAGCGCGGGCGGTAGATTGATGGTGAGCCCGAATGTGGAGCCGGAGGTGATTTCGCTCGCGGCGGCAAAGGGCATGGTCACGCTACCCGGTTGCTTTACGGCGACCGAGGCGCTGGCTGCCGCAAAAGCAGGCGCAACGGGCCTCAAGTTCTTCCCTGCCAGCGTTCTTGGTCCGTCCGGCATCAATGCCATCCGTGCAGTTTTGCCGAAGGATCTGCTGATTGCAGCCGTGGGCGGCGTGTCCGACACCAACTTCGCTGAATATGTCAAAGGTGGCATTACGGCCTTTGGTCTGGGCTCCAGCCTCTACAAGCCGGGCATGAGCGCCGAGGACGTTATTGCCAAGGCGCGTATCACCATCGAGGCCTATGATCGCGCCGTGGGAGAAGCCGCATGA